The following coding sequences lie in one Isoptericola variabilis 225 genomic window:
- a CDS encoding DUF349 domain-containing protein gives MSESTPGSTGPEKPEAAVDQEQAETPTEPGTATEAPAEEPTQEPAEASDEAPAAPEGAPDDTATQDETTATEGAPAAEEPAAEEAPAAEEAPAETAPAAPKPSALAGAPKPSALRRPTPAAVKPAAKPETAPTPVVPPVHDAAETAAASTFGRVDEEGNVYVREAAGERVVGQFPGVPESEALSLYVRRYLDLVAKVALFETRLESADLSVREIDQTLAKLGEETAEPAAVGDLDGLRARVDALRTRAAERRAALEEERAAAKARAIEARTEIVEAAERIAETDPSKMQWRPAGEELRRLLDRWKEAQRSGPRIDRPTEESLWKRFSHARTAFDRERRHFFAELEQRNASAKAAKEKLVAEAEALQDSTDWGATAASYRDLMTRWKAAGRASRKDDDALWARFRAAQDHFFAARDAANAAVDAEYAENLKVKEALLAEAEALLPITDLGAAKAALRGIQERWEEAGKVPRGDVQRVEGRLRAVENAIRDAEQAQWTRTNPETRARAEGAAAQLEAAIEGLEADLAAAREAGDRRKADELEGAIAARRAWLEQVVKAAEESRG, from the coding sequence GTGAGCGAGAGCACCCCCGGCTCGACCGGCCCCGAGAAGCCCGAGGCCGCCGTCGACCAGGAGCAGGCCGAGACTCCGACCGAACCCGGCACGGCCACCGAGGCGCCCGCCGAGGAGCCGACCCAGGAGCCCGCCGAGGCGTCCGACGAGGCTCCCGCCGCGCCCGAGGGCGCCCCGGACGACACCGCGACGCAGGACGAGACGACCGCCACCGAAGGGGCCCCGGCCGCCGAGGAACCCGCCGCCGAAGAGGCCCCGGCCGCCGAGGAGGCCCCGGCCGAGACGGCACCGGCCGCTCCGAAGCCGTCGGCGCTGGCCGGGGCGCCGAAGCCGTCGGCGCTGCGCCGCCCGACGCCCGCGGCGGTCAAGCCGGCCGCGAAGCCCGAGACCGCGCCGACGCCGGTCGTCCCGCCGGTGCACGACGCCGCGGAGACGGCGGCCGCGTCGACGTTCGGCCGCGTGGACGAGGAGGGCAACGTCTACGTCCGCGAGGCGGCGGGCGAGCGCGTCGTCGGGCAGTTCCCCGGTGTGCCGGAGTCCGAGGCGCTGAGCCTGTACGTCCGCCGCTACCTCGACCTGGTCGCCAAGGTGGCGCTGTTCGAGACGCGCCTCGAGAGCGCCGACCTGTCGGTGCGCGAGATCGACCAGACGCTCGCGAAGCTGGGCGAGGAGACGGCCGAGCCGGCCGCGGTGGGCGACCTCGACGGGCTGCGCGCTCGCGTCGACGCCCTGCGCACGCGCGCGGCCGAGCGCCGCGCGGCGCTCGAGGAGGAGCGGGCCGCCGCCAAGGCCCGCGCGATCGAGGCGCGCACCGAGATCGTCGAGGCGGCCGAGCGCATCGCCGAGACCGACCCGTCCAAGATGCAGTGGCGCCCCGCGGGCGAGGAGCTGCGCCGGCTGCTCGACCGCTGGAAGGAGGCGCAGCGCTCGGGTCCGCGCATCGACCGGCCCACCGAGGAGTCGCTGTGGAAGCGGTTCAGCCACGCGCGGACCGCGTTCGACCGCGAACGCCGGCACTTCTTCGCCGAGCTCGAGCAGCGCAACGCCTCCGCGAAGGCCGCCAAGGAGAAGCTGGTCGCCGAGGCAGAGGCGCTGCAGGACAGCACCGACTGGGGTGCGACGGCGGCCTCGTACCGCGACCTCATGACGCGGTGGAAGGCGGCCGGCCGCGCGAGCCGCAAGGACGACGACGCCCTGTGGGCCCGGTTCCGCGCCGCGCAGGACCACTTCTTCGCCGCGCGCGACGCCGCGAACGCCGCGGTCGACGCGGAGTACGCGGAGAACCTCAAGGTCAAGGAGGCGCTGCTCGCCGAGGCCGAGGCGCTGCTGCCGATCACCGACCTGGGCGCCGCCAAGGCCGCCCTGCGCGGCATCCAGGAGCGCTGGGAGGAGGCGGGCAAGGTCCCGCGCGGCGACGTCCAGCGCGTCGAGGGCCGGCTCCGGGCGGTCGAGAACGCGATCCGTGACGCCGAGCAGGCGCAGTGGACGCGCACGAACCCCGAGACCCGGGCCCGTGCCGAGGGTGCGGCGGCCCAGCTCGAGGCCGCGATCGAGGGCCTGGAGGCGGACCTGGCCGCGGCGCGCGAGGCTGGCGACCGGCGCAAGGCCGACGAGCTCGAGGGTGCGATCGCCGCCCGGCGCGCGTGGCTCGAGCAGGTCGTCAAGGCCGCCGAGGAGTCGCGCGGCTGA
- the ligD gene encoding non-homologous end-joining DNA ligase — translation MASANAVELEADGRPVRVTSPDRVVFPERGITKLQVVEYFLSVGDGILGALLHRPTTLERWPKGVFEGAVMATRADNRGDAFYQKRVPKGAPEYVETATIAFPSGRTADEVAPTELAVVAWAANLGTLTFHPWPVRRDDVEAVDQLRIDLDPQPGTDFDDAAAVAPHLRELLGELGLTGYPKTSGGRGIHVFVPLAPRWSFVQARRATIAIGRELERRLPDRVTTKWWKEERGSKIFVDYNQMARDRTIASAYSIRPNKRATVSTPLEWDEVDQVHPDDFDVTTVPARFAERGDLFAALRADRDPELDCSLDAALALARRDEEEHGLGDLPYPPEYPKMPGEPKRVQPSRDRDRPRA, via the coding sequence ATGGCCTCCGCGAACGCCGTCGAGCTCGAGGCCGACGGCCGCCCCGTCCGCGTCACCAGCCCCGACCGGGTCGTGTTCCCCGAGCGCGGCATCACCAAGCTCCAGGTGGTCGAGTACTTCCTGTCCGTGGGCGACGGGATCCTCGGCGCGCTGCTGCACCGCCCCACGACGCTCGAGCGCTGGCCCAAGGGCGTGTTCGAGGGCGCGGTGATGGCCACGCGCGCCGACAACCGCGGCGACGCGTTCTACCAGAAGCGCGTGCCCAAGGGTGCCCCCGAGTACGTCGAGACCGCCACGATCGCGTTCCCCTCGGGCCGCACCGCCGACGAGGTGGCCCCGACCGAGCTGGCCGTCGTCGCGTGGGCGGCGAACCTCGGCACGCTGACGTTCCACCCGTGGCCGGTGCGGCGCGACGACGTGGAGGCGGTCGACCAGCTGCGCATCGACCTCGACCCGCAGCCCGGCACCGACTTCGACGACGCGGCCGCCGTGGCCCCGCACCTGCGCGAGCTGCTCGGCGAGCTGGGCCTCACGGGCTACCCCAAGACGTCGGGCGGGCGAGGCATCCACGTCTTCGTGCCGCTGGCGCCGCGCTGGTCGTTCGTGCAGGCCCGCCGGGCGACGATCGCGATCGGCCGCGAGCTCGAGCGGCGGCTCCCGGACCGGGTCACCACCAAGTGGTGGAAGGAGGAGCGCGGGTCCAAGATCTTCGTCGACTACAACCAGATGGCCCGCGACCGCACCATCGCCTCGGCGTACTCGATCCGGCCCAACAAGCGGGCCACGGTGTCGACGCCGCTCGAGTGGGACGAGGTCGACCAGGTGCACCCCGACGACTTCGACGTCACGACCGTCCCGGCCCGGTTCGCCGAGCGCGGCGACCTGTTCGCCGCCCTGCGCGCCGACCGCGACCCCGAGCTCGACTGCTCGCTCGACGCCGCGCTCGCGCTCGCGCGCCGCGACGAGGAGGAGCACGGGCTCGGCGACCTGCCCTACCCGCCCGAGTACCCGAAGATGCCGGGCGAGCCGAAGCGCGTGCAGCCGAGCCGGGACCGCGACCGTCCGCGCGCCTGA
- a CDS encoding dihydrofolate reductase family protein, with protein sequence MGTLRYGVMTCSLDGYVADADGSVDFASPSEELHAFVNDLVRDTRVFVMGRRMFETMRVWDTWPTGQSAVEDDFAEIWAGADKVVCSDSLTGVEAPRTTFEPRLTTDRLGEIVAATDGVVEVSGPTTAAEALRAGMVDELLLLVTPEVLGAGLPALPDVARLHLALTDQRAFDDGTVYLRYARR encoded by the coding sequence ATGGGAACCCTGAGGTACGGCGTGATGACCTGCTCGCTCGACGGCTACGTCGCCGACGCCGACGGCAGCGTCGACTTCGCCTCGCCGAGCGAGGAGCTGCACGCGTTCGTCAACGACCTGGTGCGCGACACCCGCGTCTTCGTCATGGGCCGGCGCATGTTCGAGACGATGCGGGTCTGGGACACCTGGCCGACGGGCCAGAGCGCGGTCGAGGACGACTTCGCCGAGATCTGGGCCGGGGCCGACAAGGTCGTGTGCTCCGACTCGCTCACCGGCGTCGAGGCGCCGCGGACGACGTTCGAGCCGCGCCTGACCACCGACCGGCTCGGCGAGATCGTCGCCGCGACCGACGGCGTCGTGGAGGTGTCCGGTCCCACGACGGCGGCCGAGGCGCTGCGCGCCGGCATGGTCGACGAGCTGCTCCTGCTCGTGACGCCGGAGGTCCTCGGGGCGGGCCTGCCCGCCCTGCCCGACGTCGCGCGGCTGCACCTCGCGCTGACCGACCAGCGTGCGTTCGACGACGGCACGGTGTACCTGCGGTACGCGCGCCGCTGA
- a CDS encoding ATP-dependent DNA ligase, which translates to MSLPLQPPILPMLAKSVPEVPEQPDGDAQWVYEPKWDGFRAIVYRDGDDVRIDSRNARPMQRYFPEVVAAVLDALPERCVVDGEIVVARPDPGPGPARLDFDALSQRIHPAESRVRLLAEQTPASLVVFDVLALGDDDLSRRPLAERLDALDGLGLSGPHVFATPRTHDTAVAREWFEAFEGAGLDGVVAKRLDGRYEPNKRTLLKIKHARTADVVLAGYRLHKTSTPAEPLIGSLLLGLYDGDEDGDPGQLQFVGVAASFPAARRAALHAELAPLVVEPGTPEHEAHPWADWQDPAVADGTAGERRPGAQSRWSAGKDLSFTPLRVERVLEVGYDHMEGTRFRHTAQFKRWRPDRDPTSCTYAQLEEPVRYDLGSLLPGAPGTA; encoded by the coding sequence ATGAGCCTGCCGCTGCAGCCGCCGATCCTGCCGATGCTCGCCAAGTCCGTGCCCGAGGTGCCGGAGCAGCCCGACGGCGACGCGCAGTGGGTCTACGAGCCCAAGTGGGACGGGTTCCGCGCGATCGTGTACCGCGACGGGGACGACGTCCGCATCGACTCGCGCAACGCCCGCCCCATGCAGCGCTACTTCCCCGAGGTGGTCGCGGCCGTGCTCGACGCGCTGCCCGAGCGGTGCGTCGTCGACGGCGAGATCGTGGTCGCGCGGCCCGACCCGGGCCCCGGACCGGCGCGGCTCGACTTCGACGCGCTCTCGCAGCGCATCCACCCGGCCGAGTCCCGCGTGCGGCTGCTCGCCGAGCAGACGCCCGCGAGCCTCGTGGTGTTCGACGTGCTCGCGCTCGGCGACGACGACCTGTCCCGCCGCCCGCTCGCGGAGCGCCTCGACGCCCTCGACGGGCTCGGGCTGTCCGGGCCGCACGTCTTCGCGACGCCGCGCACGCACGACACCGCGGTCGCTCGCGAGTGGTTCGAGGCGTTCGAGGGCGCCGGCCTCGACGGCGTCGTCGCCAAGCGGCTCGACGGGCGCTACGAGCCCAACAAGCGCACCCTGCTCAAGATCAAGCACGCCCGCACGGCGGACGTCGTGCTCGCCGGGTACCGGCTGCACAAGACGTCGACGCCCGCCGAGCCCCTCATCGGCTCGCTGCTGCTGGGCCTCTACGACGGGGACGAGGACGGCGACCCCGGGCAGCTGCAGTTCGTCGGAGTCGCGGCGTCGTTCCCGGCCGCCCGCCGGGCCGCGCTGCACGCCGAGCTGGCCCCGCTCGTGGTCGAGCCCGGCACGCCCGAGCACGAGGCGCACCCGTGGGCCGACTGGCAGGACCCGGCCGTCGCCGACGGCACCGCGGGGGAGCGGCGCCCCGGCGCCCAGTCCCGCTGGAGCGCGGGCAAGGACCTGTCGTTCACGCCCCTGCGCGTCGAGCGCGTGCTCGAGGTCGGTTACGACCACATGGAGGGCACCCGGTTCCGCCACACCGCGCAGTTCAAGCGCTGGCGCCCCGACCGCGACCCGACGTCGTGCACGTACGCCCAGCTCGAGGAGCCCGTGCGCTACGACCTCGGTTCGCTGCTGCCCGGCGCGCCGGGGACGGCCTGA
- a CDS encoding bifunctional (p)ppGpp synthetase/guanosine-3',5'-bis(diphosphate) 3'-pyrophosphohydrolase, with translation MSEETRTARASTPAPTAGTGVRVRNRLVRLGVRGGGQATAPALEPLLQAVRTNHPKSDLTVLSRAYETAERAHRGQQRKSGDPYITHPVAVATILAELGFDGATLAAALLHDTVEDTEYSLDQLREEFGDEIAMLVDGVTKLDKVTYGDAAQAETVRKMVVAMAKDIRVLVIKLADRLHNARTWKYVTSSSAERKARETLEIYAPLAHRLGMNTIKWELEDLSFQTLYPKVYDEIVHLVAERAPAREEYLGVVREQITADLRSAKIKATVTGRPKHYYSIYQKMIVRGHDFAEIYDLVGTRVLVDTVRDCYAALGALHARWNPVPGRFKDYIAMPKFNMYQSLHTTVVGPGGKPVEIQIRTHDMHRRAEYGVAAHWKYKETSRGSKPGKSDDPRTNDMAWLRQLVDWQRETADPSEFLDSLRYEIGGAEVYVFTPKGEVMALPAGSTPVDFAYSVHTEVGHRTMGARVNGRLVPLDSPLQNGDVVDILTSKAESAGPSRDWLAFVKSGRARNKIRQWFTKERREEAIEQGKDAITKAMRKQNLPIQRLLSHEALVGLASDMRYADVSALYAAVGEGHVSAQHVVEMLVKSLGGEEGTQEDTAEVARPGHAGRRTRTGDPGIVVKGVDDIWVKLAKCCTPVPGDQIVGFVTRGAGVSVHRADCANVEQLREQPERIVDVAWTTGASTMFLVQIQVEALDRSRLLSDVTRVLSDHHVNILSATVSTTSDRIAMSRFVFEMAEPAHLQQVLAAVRKIDGVFDVYRTTGSKPAELPPAARA, from the coding sequence GTGAGCGAGGAGACCAGGACCGCACGCGCCTCCACGCCCGCGCCCACGGCCGGCACGGGGGTGCGGGTGCGCAACCGGCTCGTGCGCCTCGGGGTGCGCGGCGGCGGCCAGGCGACGGCGCCGGCGCTCGAGCCGCTCCTGCAGGCCGTCCGGACGAACCACCCCAAGTCGGACCTGACCGTGCTGTCGCGGGCGTACGAGACGGCGGAGCGGGCGCACCGCGGCCAGCAGCGCAAGTCCGGCGACCCGTACATCACGCACCCCGTCGCGGTGGCGACGATCCTGGCCGAGCTCGGGTTCGACGGGGCGACGCTCGCGGCGGCGCTGCTGCACGACACGGTCGAGGACACGGAGTACTCCCTCGACCAGCTGCGCGAGGAGTTCGGCGACGAGATCGCCATGCTCGTCGACGGCGTGACGAAGCTGGACAAGGTCACCTACGGCGACGCCGCGCAGGCCGAGACGGTGCGCAAGATGGTCGTCGCGATGGCCAAGGACATCCGCGTCCTGGTCATCAAGCTCGCCGACCGGCTGCACAACGCGCGCACCTGGAAGTACGTCACGAGCTCGTCGGCCGAGCGCAAGGCCCGCGAGACGCTCGAGATCTACGCGCCGCTGGCGCACCGCCTCGGCATGAACACGATCAAGTGGGAGCTCGAGGACCTGTCGTTCCAGACGCTCTACCCCAAGGTGTACGACGAGATCGTCCATCTCGTGGCCGAGCGCGCGCCGGCGCGCGAGGAGTACCTCGGCGTCGTGCGCGAGCAGATCACCGCCGACCTGCGCAGCGCCAAGATCAAGGCGACCGTCACGGGCCGGCCCAAGCACTACTACTCGATCTACCAGAAGATGATCGTGCGCGGGCACGACTTCGCGGAGATCTACGACCTCGTCGGCACGCGCGTCCTCGTGGACACCGTGCGGGACTGCTACGCGGCGCTCGGCGCGCTGCACGCGCGGTGGAACCCGGTCCCGGGCCGGTTCAAGGACTACATCGCGATGCCGAAGTTCAACATGTACCAGTCGCTGCACACGACGGTCGTGGGCCCGGGCGGCAAGCCGGTAGAGATCCAGATCCGCACGCACGACATGCACCGCCGCGCGGAGTACGGCGTCGCGGCCCACTGGAAGTACAAGGAGACGTCGCGCGGCTCCAAGCCCGGCAAGTCCGACGACCCGCGCACCAACGACATGGCGTGGCTGCGCCAGCTGGTCGACTGGCAGCGCGAGACCGCCGACCCGAGCGAATTCCTCGACTCGCTGCGCTACGAGATCGGCGGCGCCGAGGTCTACGTCTTCACGCCCAAGGGCGAGGTCATGGCGCTGCCCGCGGGATCGACACCGGTCGACTTCGCCTACTCGGTGCACACCGAGGTGGGGCACCGCACCATGGGCGCGCGCGTCAACGGCCGCCTCGTGCCGCTCGACTCGCCGCTGCAGAACGGCGACGTCGTCGACATCCTCACGTCCAAGGCCGAGTCCGCCGGGCCCTCGCGCGACTGGCTCGCGTTCGTCAAGTCCGGGCGCGCGCGCAACAAGATCCGCCAGTGGTTCACCAAGGAGCGGCGCGAGGAGGCGATCGAGCAGGGCAAGGACGCCATCACGAAGGCGATGCGCAAGCAGAACCTGCCGATCCAGCGCCTGCTGAGCCACGAGGCGCTCGTCGGGCTCGCGAGCGACATGCGCTACGCCGACGTGTCCGCCCTGTACGCGGCGGTGGGCGAGGGCCACGTGTCGGCGCAGCACGTCGTCGAGATGCTCGTGAAGTCGCTCGGCGGCGAGGAGGGCACCCAGGAGGACACGGCCGAGGTCGCGCGCCCCGGGCACGCCGGTCGCCGTACCCGCACGGGCGACCCGGGCATCGTCGTCAAGGGCGTCGACGACATCTGGGTCAAGCTCGCCAAGTGCTGCACCCCGGTGCCGGGGGACCAGATCGTCGGCTTCGTGACGCGCGGCGCGGGCGTGAGCGTGCACCGCGCCGACTGTGCCAACGTCGAGCAGCTGCGCGAGCAGCCGGAGCGCATCGTCGACGTCGCCTGGACCACGGGCGCCAGCACGATGTTCCTCGTGCAGATCCAGGTCGAGGCGCTCGACCGGTCGCGGCTGCTGTCCGACGTCACGCGCGTGCTGTCGGACCACCACGTCAACATCCTGTCGGCCACGGTGTCGACCACGAGCGACCGGATCGCGATGTCGCGGTTCGTGTTCGAGATGGCCGAGCCCGCGCACCTGCAGCAGGTGCTGGCCGCGGTGCGCAAGATCGACGGCGTGTTCGACGTGTACCGCACCACGGGCAGCAAGCCGGCCGAGCTGCCGCCCGCCGCCCGCGCGTAG